In Populus alba chromosome 4, ASM523922v2, whole genome shotgun sequence, the genomic window AAAGCATTTGAAGATCCTTGCAGTGAGTGCATATCCATGGTGACAAAGGAGGGTCCAGGCAGTAGGAATGGATACATCGAGTCTCGCACAGATGACATCTAATGAGTAGATCCTCTGGTTCCCGACTACGGCATTCACAACACACTGATCCAAATGAGGGctgttcaaaaattaaaaactaacaaTTGAGAATCATATCCAAACAAGAATTCGTCTAAGAACGAAAATGAATACCTACAAAATCTTCAGAAGACTAAGATGTTCAAGACCTAATAAACAGATACTTCTACAATAGAACCCTGTTCATGCAAAACACTAACAATTGTTGCCTAAACGTTTAATCATTCTACACAACTAAACTTCGAAAAGTTTTTCTTTCGCTTCCAGTATAGATATTGTaaagaaaaattcaacaaatGGAGATTCTTAAATGCAGAGCCTTGGTGACGGTTTCAATCAGAGTACATATAGCTCTATATACAAGTCCATCATTTTCTCATGTACAAGATATGGTAATACAAATTCAGTATGATAAAAAAGAGTTGATGTGACAATTATCAAAAACTTGGTGTATAATAGACTAATAGGCATTCATAGattctatgtatttttaatCTCCATTTCACTTGACGATGAATTATCAAATCTTATACACTTGCAATTCATAAGAGTTTAAATTTGTGAAAAATCATCAAGCTCTGAAGGCAACATCATTTTATCTACCGCAAAGCTAAAGTTTCTATATGATTATCATGGAAAAATTCGACATGATTAAGCATCTACACTCATGAACccaaggaaatgaaatgagaaTTCAGCGTTTTAATTTTTAGCAGCTTGGATGATTTATCTAGGCTTAACCCCCGTTCGGCACTATGGAGTAAGAGGGTTTAGGAATCTGACACAGCCTGGATGTATTTGAGTCCAGTAAGCGTGGAATTACTACGCTAAAATGCAAGAACTTTGTGATGCTTCAGTATTAACAACGGCAACTGATTGGAGTATTGAGACATGTATGTCATCATGACCAAGTACAACGGCATAGTAATTATCCTGATTAAGAATTGACTAATAAGCTGAACGTCAAACATACAAACACTTACCTCAGcaccaaatttattttgttcttgaaGCATACTAAAGAAAACATCTACTGTTGATGAGGCATGCGGTATAGTTtgtgaataaattttttgatcagAGGTGGCTGCATCCTCCACCTTTGTTATGATTGAAAAACCAGCCTTGCACAAAGGACAGGTTGAAATTCTTCTCCTGGAAGCCTAAATGAAACATCACCATCAGCAGCAGAAGTAAAATTTTCAACCATAATCCTCCGAAGGGTAAAGACAAACACATCAAGGTAGAGAAATGGAAACGTTATCAATTGGCACCTGAATTGTAACAATCCAAAAAATCTCACTGCAAAGAACAAGTAAACCCAAAGATGCTTGAGACAGTTAATAAACATAATTCATTATCCTTTTTCATTTCAGGgggaaattattaatttgggcAACCTAAATTTTCAGATGACAAAGGCAACCTTTCAAAAGCAACTAGCGAGAAGAATGTGTGAAAATTGGATTtggcaagaaaattgataaggTGCAAATTACAAACATGACAGGCTAGCAAAGTGTTTGGTCCTTTACAAGTGTCACAAATCACAACTCAATGAATCAAACGTTTTTATACGACATTTAAACAAGTTTATTATTGGAAACAGAATGTAGTAATTAGACAGGAAGAAAATGCATACCATGTGATCAGCCCATTCTTGAATGCATGAATAACAAAATCGATGACCACATGGCAACACAGCTCTGGTTGAACTAAATTCTGTCCAACATATAACACATGATAACTCCGCTGGAGCAGGTAATCTGGCTACAGATTCAAACTGATCCATATCTTTAACCTTTGCATTTAAATTCTCAGCAGCAGAGCCAGAGCTATCTGCTATTTCTGATGCAGTCAGTGCACCCTCAGGACATGAATTTGAATACTCAGAAACAGGTAAGTGATTCCAATGTGTTCCCTCTTCAATGTCATCCAAAGACTCAACTGCTGAAACCCTATTATTAATCACAGCAACATCAGATGTTACTTCAGCTTCAAATATATCAAGTTTCCTTTTGCAACCTGTACGTTTAGCTGTTGATTTACTTTTATTGTTCTTATAAAGTCTAACTGGATGCCACTCTTGGTCAGAATCAGAAAGCACAGTTTCCAAATTGTCTCTGGCAACATTTTTCTTCATAAGCCTTCGACCTTTACGAGAAGGTTCAGCCAAAGCGCTTCCAGTATTGCTAAAAGTATTCCTCCTTCCTCTCACGAAATGCATGTTAGGCACAATATCTGACTCTTCATGTCTTGAAGAATTATAACTTGAACCTCCATGCTATTAAAACGAAACACGAGAGAATTTTTTGTTCAGTAAATCAAATGTTTCCTTTTGATAAAGGAACAATCAAACAAATAGTCTAACAGAAAAAAGctcataaaaacatataaattgctTTCGatacaataaaatcattaaaaaaaaacaaaacaaacaatgatCCTTAGCAGACAAAAAGAGAACGTGACTGTGGACTTCATGCAGGAAAAGGAAATAACAGGCATATACTTACAGAAGACAAGGTGCATAGACGATGAAGAAAGCTACATTGTCCCACATAAAACCAACAAGACTGTCCATTCCGCATGTAGTCCGGACTATAAGACAGGATTTTAAAGTTTTTCTAGATAGACTTCTAATCTTGCAGAATTTGATTATGCCCTGAATGACACCCTACTCTAAAAGCACTAGGCTTCAGATCAACAAGATTACTTTAGTATCTGGCCACCTCATTTTTCAGTTGATCTATTTAAGCTTACAATGTTCTACTTGATCTCTATATGGATCAATTTTTCATTCCTCTTTATCACTTATATCATGTACAATTTGTTTGGGGAAAAAAGAGATATTAATGCCCTAGGGCATAGAGTTTAGAAGTTTCCAAGGCTAGAATTTCATATTCAGCTCAATTACACAAAGATGTCAAGACATTAACGGAAAAGAGAGCCAAGCACATCAAGAAAACTACAGCAATAGGAACTAGTTCAACGGATGGATCTGGATGAGTACATGAAGCAGGGAGAATTTTGATTGAATTCATTACCTCCAATCCAACTAGCCCAGAAAAAGTAGGGTCCTGAAAACAGCATCTGCTACTTGAACAGTTTTCCTGCTTCGAaggtttttttgcctttttgagctttgatttaaataaattactgTTGTTTTTCCCAACATCAGGAACCAAACTCTGCAGTTAAATTACCATGTAGTAAATCAGTGCTGATTGTTTGATTCTTAAATCACTAAATAGACCTACCCAAATCATTCACTGAAAAATAAAGGCTTGTATTAATGCATTGGAAGTCAGAAGAATGGATAATATTCTTAAGTGTGTGTTATCTATAAATAACATGCTAACACAAAAGGATAGCAGAAACTCTTCTTTGGAAAGTCAAACCATAAAGGACAAAGAAAGCTAGCATTTCAGTTATGCTATGTTCAATCTTGAATAATGGCCAAAATTATAGATAAGACAAAATGAAATTGAAGGGCCAAAATTATAGGAGACTCTTCTTTTGAACACGAAACGAGAACCATAAGCATAAGCCTAATGCTAGGATTTCAATCTGGGTGTTCCTTCTGCAAACAAACTGTTGCTACCACActcaaaatgctaaaaaaatagaaatagaaatagaaagtaTGAGATACACTGCTAGTGCACCTTCTTGAAAGGTCAGGGTTCGAGGAGCTTTCTGTTGAGCTTTTACTGAAACTCAAACATTCTAACTTAATACAAAAAGAATCACTCCTTTTCATATCATGGTTTTCCTTTTCAACTGATTCGATTTCTCTATTAATTTAACTTGCTTAActtgtgtttatttatgtttctcaagAACAGCTTGTTATGCACATCTGTGATGCATATGCTTAGATGCATAAACTGAAATAGTAAGTATAATGGCAAATCAATTGATTACTTAACATGCATCATTGATCAGAAAAATATGCAATTAGCTCCACAATTTGTGTGTCTGTGTGTGCACGCGCGTgccagagagaaagagaaaggttTACCTTTACATCATTCAACAAAAAGGAATCACTCCATGCTGCAAGGCCAGAATCTTCACAGTCCACATCAACTATTCGTCTTTCAGAGTCCTCACAATTGTTGGATTTGTCAGACAACGGTTTTCTCTTCTTATTCAAGGACCCAAGTTTATCAACTTTTGGGACGTCCAAGACTAAAGGCCCCACTTCTTGTCCActgcaaagaacaaaaaactgtTAGCATAAGGTCAAGGCATTTTACAAACGCTAATTGAACATGCAGGAATCCATGATtactaaaaagaattaaaaaatctcAGTAATAACAAGAACGTGTTGTGCCTTAAAATAGGGATGCTTAGCCATAGCCGTACCTTTCCAACATGTAAGGATACTCCGGAACACGCTTTCCTTGCTTAACACATTCTTCGACCCATCGATGATTGACAACAAGAGTATCAAACTTGCTGGCTAGCTCATATTTCCTCCCTTCAAATTTccaacatacctaataatatcatccaaataattaaaataaaataaatcaccaAACTATTAGGTTAAACCTAATTCATGATCACTAGAGTTTACCAAATGTGTAGTGGAATTTGACATTGCACCAACATAACTCGCACCAGATTGAGAGATGAGCTTAATTAGGTTAAACCTCTCGGAGCCATGGTAACCGCTAACAGTTGCCACCACAGATTCCATACCTCTTCAATACTCCTATCATCgatcaaaaatcacaaaatctaTGAAATTGAAACACtaacactaataataataataataataataataataataataataataataataataataataataataatagcgaTTTAGtgaaaacctaaaaaagaaaatatacagaTTTCAATTAGAAACTAAACAATAATCAAGCTCTTAATTACACGTTATAGCTTCATTAGCTccaaattgaaaggataaagcAAGTAAAAATCGAAAGAAAGATTTCACCGTTTCGGTTAGAGAGGAGATAGCGTTGAGACTAATCGTTTATGTCTTCTATTTCATTTGCAGAGGgaaagggagagggagagggagagggagaggggagTGGTTTTGCTTGCcgggaaatgaaaattttgaattcttaGGACCTGCGCCTTTGATGGGCTGAGTCTGATTGGGCCTTATAAAAAAGACAGATGTTCCAttgcctttttccttttttttttttttttaccggttTAGGGTCAGAGTCCATGAATcctttttcaaatataaaaattaaatttatttttttaatcaggtTGTATCTTTCTTTGCattataagaaaaactaaaacgtTCTATAGAAAAAATGGTTCATATAAAATAGTTTatagtaaatttttaaattttatttgtttactgaaaaataattttaatttataaaatttaataaaaaaaaaatatattataaatagtaATCTAATTACAATATCAtctatctattttaattatggCGTCCATCTCATCTCTTCCACCaccatctttttattttgtcataattataattatttcacCACCACCTCTTCTTTTATCATTGTTATCTAACTGTTATtgtcattattaaaaaatattttaagcaaaACAAACTAACTCTACTAGTAGATGTATTtgtttgtatctttttttttaagaaaaaaaaaaactttaaggtcTTATTTGAGAGTATAgtaaagatttttcaaagtattttttatttagaaatgtatcaaataatattttttttttattttttaaatttatttttaatagcaacacatcaaaacaatctaaaacactaaaattaaaattttatatatatattttcaaaatcaggGTTGAAATGCAATGATAAAcatgaactaaaataaaaatgtgatatAGACTTGTTTAAGGGGAATCTTCTTTGttgaatggtggtggttgaagCCTCTAATGTGTCTgtttaaatcctaaaaattagagttttttaattgaaaatttacatattttaatttggtctttgttgttttaaattttgcaTATACACACTCAATTGACCttgaaacttttttaatttttttaatctcacctCTAGAAATAGAACTCATTTGATTTAAACACCTTTTTTAAATTGgtatttggtttttaatttgtttaatttaatccttatcaacaatcaaactttcaatttcttccaaatTAACcactaattttgatttattttagtcCTCAAACTTGCACATTTGTTGTACTTTGATTTTTGGttctgaatttcttcaatttgacccttaattgacccctatacttgattttcttgtaattttaaccctaatttcatttgattaagcttgtaaaaattaaatttggtcctttaaaattataatcttctcaattaagtctaaattaggctttcaagtttaatttattaccaattaagcccttaataaaattaatttaacccattagaagtctaattaaatccttacaattaattaaattattttttaaatcaaattattttttaccattCATCCAGGTTGCTTTTGAACTTGAGTGTATgttctatatttttatgttttgttttttaatctttggaCCTACCAAGTAAACTAAGTCACATCGAGATAGTTTTTCAGATGATTTAATTAGGAATCTAGACTTGACAAAGACTTTAACAAGGAGTTATCAAGTTTGATTTGCTAGAccggatttaataataatatcaaaaaattcaatAGTAGTTtatgcttaaatttttttttagtccttgTAATTCTCACATGCCATCCTAAAGTAAACTAGTTATCTAACTAATAATTCTCACATGCCATCCTAAAGTAAACTAGTTATCTAACTAATAATTCTCACATGCCATCCTATAAAGTAGCAAAAAACCTTTTGCCTTTTCCTTTGCAGAACAAAACCTTTCCCAGTGGATTAAGGGAAACAGTACTGAACACCTCTGGCAATATCTACCATAGTTTTAATATTCAATTCGGTGACCGCCCGATCCAAAacctagattttaaattttaatctaatcggttgggttaaatttttttttttaaaaaaatcaaaataatgttattttagtaaaaaaaaaaacagtcaacGGGTTTATGGCCGGGTCTTGACTGAGTTTTGCCATATCAACCGGGTCTTCGGGTCAGCTGGATCACACcaggtttttctttatttttttttctctagtcaCAGGTCAGCTGGGTCCTGGGTCGActtggatttcaaaactatgatatcTACTGTTTATTTCCGcaatcaacaacattttcacCGATAAGTGAGATAAAGCATAACTCAACAGAGAACAAAAATCAGATCAAGATCAAGGATCGATCTGATTTGAGCTAAAAACCCAATTGGGGTGAAGGCTTCATTTTGATACAGTTTGCTGCCTTTGATGATACTACTCGGCTCGTAACTATTTTAGCATC contains:
- the LOC118055954 gene encoding uncharacterized protein isoform X1, whose product is MESVVATVSGYHGSERFNLIKLISQSGASYVGAMSNSTTHLVCWKFEGRKYELASKFDTLVVNHRWVEECVKQGKRVPEYPYMLESGQEVGPLVLDVPKVDKLGSLNKKRKPLSDKSNNCEDSERRIVDVDCEDSGLAAWSDSFLLNDVKSLVPDVGKNNSNLFKSKLKKAKKPSKQENCSSSRCCFQDPTFSGLVGLEHGGSSYNSSRHEESDIVPNMHFVRGRRNTFSNTGSALAEPSRKGRRLMKKNVARDNLETVLSDSDQEWHPVRLYKNNKSKSTAKRTGCKRKLDIFEAEVTSDVAVINNRVSAVESLDDIEEGTHWNHLPVSEYSNSCPEGALTASEIADSSGSAAENLNAKVKDMDQFESVARLPAPAELSCVICWTEFSSTRAVLPCGHRFCYSCIQEWADHMASRRRISTCPLCKAGFSIITKVEDAATSDQKIYSQTIPHASSTVDVFFSMLQEQNKFGAEPSFGSVCCECRSREPEDLLIRCHLCETRCIHSYCLDPPLSPWICTHCKDLQMLYHHNR
- the LOC118055954 gene encoding uncharacterized protein isoform X2, with translation MLESGQEVGPLVLDVPKVDKLGSLNKKRKPLSDKSNNCEDSERRIVDVDCEDSGLAAWSDSFLLNDVKSLVPDVGKNNSNLFKSKLKKAKKPSKQENCSSSRCCFQDPTFSGLVGLEHGGSSYNSSRHEESDIVPNMHFVRGRRNTFSNTGSALAEPSRKGRRLMKKNVARDNLETVLSDSDQEWHPVRLYKNNKSKSTAKRTGCKRKLDIFEAEVTSDVAVINNRVSAVESLDDIEEGTHWNHLPVSEYSNSCPEGALTASEIADSSGSAAENLNAKVKDMDQFESVARLPAPAELSCVICWTEFSSTRAVLPCGHRFCYSCIQEWADHMASRRRISTCPLCKAGFSIITKVEDAATSDQKIYSQTIPHASSTVDVFFSMLQEQNKFGAEPSFGSVCCECRSREPEDLLIRCHLCETRCIHSYCLDPPLSPWICTHCKDLQMLYHHNR